GTATATAATCACAGTCTTTGAGGTTAAATGCAAAAAAGAGACGACAGTGAGGATGTCGTCTAAACGGGGTACTGCTTTGGGCCTCTAAGGGTCAATGGGGCCTTCGCATTTTTATCATCACTTGACTGCCAGACGCAGACCCAAATCATCAGGATAGGGATCAAAGTAGTTTTGCGTCATCAGATACCGGTCGGGGTATTCGGCCAGGTAGTGCTTCAGCAGCGTGATCGGGGCAAGGATAGGCAACTGTCCGTTGCGATAGTGCAGGATCACGTCGCGCAGCTCGCCGCGCTGGCGGGTGTTCAGCTGGTTACGGAAGTATCCTTGAATATGCATCAGCACGTTGGTGTGGTTCTT
The window above is part of the Oceanidesulfovibrio indonesiensis genome. Proteins encoded here:
- a CDS encoding YbgA family protein gives rise to the protein GLTRRALLDFHSRYKLQLLAHHQAGYREIGPFVATLHEWEDLDAFFVAYREKLMTILKKPASRKNHTNVLMHIQGYFRNQLNTRQRGELRDVILHYRNGQLPILAPITLLKHYLAEYPDRYLMTQNYFDPYPDDLGLRLAVK